One part of the Nematostella vectensis chromosome 8, jaNemVect1.1, whole genome shotgun sequence genome encodes these proteins:
- the LOC116608628 gene encoding uncharacterized protein LOC116608628 isoform X1 → MQKRFSLGKYMREAKLKRQKVIDASRELQNLEDEFSSLQQSIVEKKLELKAKREKLRRLSRKVDSDSRMEGNSQEGGSQKGFLNEKAVYMRRKNPTCFTEGGVMQPGERTIRSRRAETYRASQEIHGGSAEVGLVDAALVKCSEKVISQGIERNKRIRNKIIPKFYNNNVKVFEKSNDNMLRSVGLYYAGGIMGKGKYRSVYRHSSYRTLPTKSKSLRMKVGKSNIPRLVPYNKLMPFINSIDIGLLRSVRDDFCADLPEVEKVDGMYRPIQDMLLKLAHHYLTQEQYPLKWFNGETDTFYVSIGGDGAPFGKDDTATAFLVSFLNIGRGVLSSNENFLLFGANCAENCTPVARFVKDLTKAIKTIESSTFSVICNGNPVEVKFRISELPNDMKMLCFLGGELSNSAQYFSSFADVRLDNCADLSATFGVSAECKWQPWQYADRLKVVKSVEKLKKDLSQKKLASSTKRAKVTSHIANLGSRQEFVPLVEDLIDRAHVDPLHLKNNAVALAHRYLLGEVIAQSGLKSSNTILFSQIPSTNPFAIYIKCMREQCSLPRLAKKVVRWFNETQGKGKDFDYRFTGRDSRLFLHNFMLLISSVDSNDSSSSSSRVNTVYHSIAYLCLCLRECVFLFSRLELSEEQLEMLRSCCHKYFCINVYYFKANPTVWTIGHIVPAHTAHMRSLYGLGLGLNSMEGREAKHIAISKYSAHTLPQQRWQQIFKHEYVSLLWLRQNGYSPKSTAQSNLSYLPERVSRPDYCICGMHKDTSKERCTYCEHPFRLELELRINEAHNHQQLGT, encoded by the exons ATGCAAAAGAGATTCAGTCTCGGAAAGTACATGCGTGAGGCTAAATTAAAGAGACAGAAGGTGATCGACGCTTCGCGAGAACTGCAGAACCTGGAGGATGAGTTTTCTTCCCTTCAGCAAAGCATCGTTGAGAAGAAACTCGAGTTGAAAGCGAAGCGAGAAAAGCTGAGGAGGCTTAGCAGAAAG GTAGATTCAGACAGTCGTATGGAAGGTAACAGTCAGGAAGGAGGCAGTCAGAAGGGGTTTTTAAATGAAAAGGCAGTGTATATGAGGAGGAAGAATCCGACATGCTTCACTGAGGGAGGGGTCATGCAACCTGGGGAGAGGACAATAAGAAGTCGGCGGGCAGAGACCTACAGAGCGTCACAAGAAATCCATGGGGGATCAGCAGAAGTTGGGCTCGTCGATGCTGCTCTAGTGAAATGTAGCGAGAAGGTTATCTCCCAAGGAATAGAAAGGAACAAAAGAAttagaaacaaaattatccctaaattttataataataatgttaaAGTCTTTGAAAAGTCTAACGATAACATGCTAAGAAGTGTAGGTCTCTATTATGCTGGGgggataatgggaaagggaaAGTATCGCTCTGTCTATCGCCATAGTAGCTATAGGACTCTTCCTACAAAATCAAAATCCCTACGGATGAAGGTTGGCAAGTCCAACATTCCAAGGTTAGTGCCTTACAATAAGTTAATGCCATTCATCAATTCCATTGATATTGGACTCCTGAGAAGTGTGCGGGATGACTTCTGTGCAGACCTGCCAGAGGTGGAAAAGGTAGATGGTATGTACCGTCCTATACAGGACATGCTTTTAAAGCTTGCCCACCACTATCTTACACAGGAGCAATATCCGCTGAAGTGGTTCAATGGGGAAACTGATACATTTTATGTTTCCATAGGTGGTGATGGCGCGCCCTTTGGGAAAGATGACACAGCTACAGCCTTTCTTGTCAGCTTTCTCAACATCGGTCGGGGTGTCCTAAGCAGCAATGAAAATTTCTTGCTGTTTGGGGCAAATTGTGCTGAGAACTGTACCCCTGTTGCACGCTTTGTAAAAGACCTTACTAAAGCAATTAAAACTATTGAAAGTTCAACATTTTCTGTTATTTGCAATGGTAATCCTGTAGAAGTCAAATTCCGCATCTCAGAGCTACCAAATGACATGaaaatgctttgttttcttggtGGTGAATTGAGCAACAGTGCTCAGTATTTCTCTTCTTTCGCAGATGTCCGTCTTGATAACTGTGCCGACCTTTCTGCTACCTTTGGTGTATCTGCAGAATGCAAATGGCAACCCTGGCAGTATGCAGATCGCCTAAAAGTCGTCAAAAGTGTTGAGAAGCTGAAAAAAGATCTCAGTCAAAAAAAGCTTGCTTCATCTACAAAAAGAGCAAAGGTCACCTCCCATATTGCAAACCTTGGCAGCAGACAAGAGTTTGTACCACTGGTCGAGGACCTGATTGACAGAGCACATGTAGATCCCctgcatttaaaaaacaatgctGTTGCTCTTGCTCATCGCTATCTTTTGGGTGAAGTTATAGCTCAATCAGGTCTCAAGAGTTCTAACACTATTCTCTTTTCACAGATCCCCTCCACCAACCCCTTTGCAATCTACATCAAGTGCATGAGGGAACAGTGCAGTTTACCCCGACTCGCAAAGAAGGTGGTGAGATGGTTCAATGAAACTCAGGGTAAAGGGAAAGACTTTGATTACAGATTTACTGGTAGAGATTCTAGGCTCTTTCTCCACAATTTTATGTTATTAATTTCTTCTGTTGACAGCAAcgattcttcatcttcatcaagTAGAGTGAACACTGTTTATCACTCAATTGCCTATTTGTGTCTCTGTTTGCGTGagtgtgtttttcttttttctaggCTAGAGCTTTCAGAGGAGCAGTTAGAAATGTTGAGGTCTTGTTGCCATAAGTATTTTTGTATTAATGTCTACTACTTTAAAGCAAACCCTACTGTCTGGACTATTGGTCATATAGTCCCTGCCCACACTGCACACATGCGATCCCTATATGGATTGGGGCTTGGCCTTAATTCTATGGAGGGTCGCGAAGCTAAGCACATAGCCATCTCAAAGTACAGTGCACACACCCTACCACAGCAAAGGTGGCAGCAAATCTTTAAACATGAGTATGTTTCCCTTCTCTGGCTGAGACAGAATGGATACTCCCCTAAGTCAACAGCTCAATCCAACCTCTCCTATCTTCCTGAACGTGTCAGCCGCCCTGATTACTGTATTTGTGGGATGCACAAGGACACCTCTAAGGAGAGGTGTACCTACTGCGAGCATCCATTCAGACTTGAGCTTGAGTTACGTATCAATGAAGCACATAATCATCAACAACTTGGTACATAG
- the LOC116608628 gene encoding uncharacterized protein LOC116608628 isoform X2 yields MQKRFSLGKYMREAKLKRQKVIDASRELQNLEDEFSSLQQSIVEKKLELKAKREKLRRLSRKVDSDSRMEGNSQEGGSQKGFLNEKAVYMRRKNPTCFTEGGVMQPGERTIRSRRAETYRASQEIHGGSAEVGLVDAALVKCSEKVISQGIERNKRIRNKIIPKFYNNNVKVFEKSNDNMLRSVGLYYAGGIMGKGKYRSVYRHSSYRTLPTKSKSLRMKVGKSNIPRLVPYNKLMPFINSIDIGLLRSVRDDFCADLPEVEKVDGMYRPIQDMLLKLAHHYLTQEQYPLKWFNGETDTFYVSIGGDGAPFGKDDTATAFLVSFLNIGRGVLSSNENFLLFGANCAENCTPVARFVKDLTKAIKTIESSTFSVICNGNPVEVKFRISELPNDMKMLCFLGGELSNSAQYFSSFADVRLDNCADLSATFGVSAECKWQPWQYADRLKVVKSVEKLKKDLSQKKLASSTKRAKVTSHIANLGSRQEFVPLVEDLIDRAHVDPLHLKNNAVALAHRYLLGEVIAQSGLKSSNTILFSQIPSTNPFAIYIKCMREQCSLPRLAKKVVRWFNETQATILHLHQVE; encoded by the exons ATGCAAAAGAGATTCAGTCTCGGAAAGTACATGCGTGAGGCTAAATTAAAGAGACAGAAGGTGATCGACGCTTCGCGAGAACTGCAGAACCTGGAGGATGAGTTTTCTTCCCTTCAGCAAAGCATCGTTGAGAAGAAACTCGAGTTGAAAGCGAAGCGAGAAAAGCTGAGGAGGCTTAGCAGAAAG GTAGATTCAGACAGTCGTATGGAAGGTAACAGTCAGGAAGGAGGCAGTCAGAAGGGGTTTTTAAATGAAAAGGCAGTGTATATGAGGAGGAAGAATCCGACATGCTTCACTGAGGGAGGGGTCATGCAACCTGGGGAGAGGACAATAAGAAGTCGGCGGGCAGAGACCTACAGAGCGTCACAAGAAATCCATGGGGGATCAGCAGAAGTTGGGCTCGTCGATGCTGCTCTAGTGAAATGTAGCGAGAAGGTTATCTCCCAAGGAATAGAAAGGAACAAAAGAAttagaaacaaaattatccctaaattttataataataatgttaaAGTCTTTGAAAAGTCTAACGATAACATGCTAAGAAGTGTAGGTCTCTATTATGCTGGGgggataatgggaaagggaaAGTATCGCTCTGTCTATCGCCATAGTAGCTATAGGACTCTTCCTACAAAATCAAAATCCCTACGGATGAAGGTTGGCAAGTCCAACATTCCAAGGTTAGTGCCTTACAATAAGTTAATGCCATTCATCAATTCCATTGATATTGGACTCCTGAGAAGTGTGCGGGATGACTTCTGTGCAGACCTGCCAGAGGTGGAAAAGGTAGATGGTATGTACCGTCCTATACAGGACATGCTTTTAAAGCTTGCCCACCACTATCTTACACAGGAGCAATATCCGCTGAAGTGGTTCAATGGGGAAACTGATACATTTTATGTTTCCATAGGTGGTGATGGCGCGCCCTTTGGGAAAGATGACACAGCTACAGCCTTTCTTGTCAGCTTTCTCAACATCGGTCGGGGTGTCCTAAGCAGCAATGAAAATTTCTTGCTGTTTGGGGCAAATTGTGCTGAGAACTGTACCCCTGTTGCACGCTTTGTAAAAGACCTTACTAAAGCAATTAAAACTATTGAAAGTTCAACATTTTCTGTTATTTGCAATGGTAATCCTGTAGAAGTCAAATTCCGCATCTCAGAGCTACCAAATGACATGaaaatgctttgttttcttggtGGTGAATTGAGCAACAGTGCTCAGTATTTCTCTTCTTTCGCAGATGTCCGTCTTGATAACTGTGCCGACCTTTCTGCTACCTTTGGTGTATCTGCAGAATGCAAATGGCAACCCTGGCAGTATGCAGATCGCCTAAAAGTCGTCAAAAGTGTTGAGAAGCTGAAAAAAGATCTCAGTCAAAAAAAGCTTGCTTCATCTACAAAAAGAGCAAAGGTCACCTCCCATATTGCAAACCTTGGCAGCAGACAAGAGTTTGTACCACTGGTCGAGGACCTGATTGACAGAGCACATGTAGATCCCctgcatttaaaaaacaatgctGTTGCTCTTGCTCATCGCTATCTTTTGGGTGAAGTTATAGCTCAATCAGGTCTCAAGAGTTCTAACACTATTCTCTTTTCACAGATCCCCTCCACCAACCCCTTTGCAATCTACATCAAGTGCATGAGGGAACAGTGCAGTTTACCCCGACTCGCAAAGAAGGTGGTGAGATGGTTCAATGAAACTCAGG CAAcgattcttcatcttcatcaagTAGAGTGA